In the genome of Pelagicoccus sp. SDUM812003, one region contains:
- a CDS encoding Ig-like domain-containing protein — protein MKSFVLSIVVLLLSANTFAAIVLQVPSSVDVGEQYQVSAYDPQGGPSGAPYVRLYKNGVLVGQGSGGTGLTTADNSAGTVTWRATSTMSSSVTKYTTVIATNTPPIGAFDSLTSSVTQGKTISATGWAADNEMGSPITRVDVFLNGVDVANATLGGVRNDVASAYGRSDYTNSGWSWSYNTSSLALGTHSVQVKFVDNQGAVTTKASKTFTVSSSVPTTTLSAADTTLYAGQTAQLTSVTTDPGSELTTHYMDYLAPGASSWTLYSPNWAASGNSYWSGSQRASHSMTVSKVLNIPGTWQFRSRGRDAAGRYSSYKTQNVVVYAAPTTSISSSQNSILVGDSVTLSAPSSDALSKLTQIYIDQKVPGGSWEVSKYYWSGSARSSYTFQKTFALANAGTWQFRARGRNSEGVYGPYSATISVQVADITMYSDFDNDGLPDWWEEAFWYMGLDPRNASDASADFDGDGVSNYNEFAQSSNDPLNKDPYSWFVSPPLQVPMPTGATLLIVEPDGDYRGVEMPALKVQ, from the coding sequence ATGAAAAGTTTTGTTCTATCCATCGTAGTCCTGTTGCTTTCTGCGAACACGTTTGCGGCGATTGTTTTGCAGGTGCCATCATCAGTTGATGTAGGCGAGCAATATCAAGTTTCCGCATACGATCCCCAAGGGGGGCCTTCTGGCGCTCCGTACGTCCGGCTGTACAAAAATGGCGTCCTAGTTGGGCAGGGCTCTGGAGGCACCGGACTCACTACTGCAGACAATTCTGCTGGAACTGTTACTTGGCGTGCAACTAGTACCATGTCTAGCTCGGTCACAAAGTACACTACCGTTATTGCCACCAATACGCCACCAATTGGTGCATTCGATTCGCTCACGTCCTCTGTTACCCAGGGCAAAACAATTTCTGCAACAGGCTGGGCGGCGGATAATGAGATGGGGTCGCCGATTACGCGTGTCGACGTCTTTTTGAACGGTGTGGATGTAGCAAATGCAACGCTCGGAGGGGTGCGCAATGACGTGGCGAGCGCCTATGGTCGAAGCGATTATACTAACTCGGGTTGGAGTTGGTCGTATAATACAAGCTCTTTGGCGTTAGGCACGCATTCGGTCCAGGTGAAATTCGTAGACAACCAAGGAGCCGTTACGACCAAGGCGAGCAAAACCTTTACTGTTTCCAGCTCGGTGCCGACTACGACTTTGAGCGCGGCGGACACAACCCTCTATGCGGGACAGACAGCTCAATTGACTTCTGTGACGACGGATCCTGGGTCCGAGTTGACGACGCATTATATGGATTACCTCGCTCCGGGAGCTTCTTCGTGGACTTTGTACTCTCCGAACTGGGCAGCTAGTGGAAATAGCTATTGGTCGGGTTCGCAAAGAGCTTCTCACTCGATGACTGTTTCAAAGGTCCTCAATATTCCTGGGACTTGGCAATTTCGATCTAGAGGTCGCGATGCAGCGGGCAGGTATAGCTCCTATAAAACTCAAAATGTCGTCGTTTACGCTGCTCCAACAACTTCAATTAGCTCGAGTCAGAATTCCATCTTAGTCGGGGATAGTGTTACTCTAAGTGCTCCTTCCTCAGATGCTTTGAGCAAGCTCACTCAGATATACATCGATCAAAAGGTGCCAGGCGGATCGTGGGAGGTCTCAAAGTACTATTGGTCTGGATCCGCTCGCAGTTCCTACACTTTCCAGAAGACGTTTGCTTTGGCGAATGCTGGGACGTGGCAATTTAGAGCTCGGGGTCGGAACTCGGAAGGCGTCTATGGACCATACTCCGCCACGATCAGTGTGCAGGTGGCCGATATAACTATGTATTCAGACTTTGATAACGACGGTCTTCCGGACTGGTGGGAGGAGGCGTTTTGGTACATGGGGCTGGATCCACGAAACGCTAGCGACGCAAGTGCAGATTTCGATGGGGATGGGGTATCCAACTATAACGAATTCGCTCAAAGCTCTAATGATCCTCTTAACAAAGATCCATACAGTTGGTTTGTCAGTCCGCCCCTGCAGGTGCCAATGCCGACTGGAGCGACCCTTCTGATTGTTGAACCAGACGGTGACTATCGAGGGGTGGAAATGCCGGCCCTCAAGGTGCAGTAA
- a CDS encoding RHS repeat-associated core domain-containing protein → MFLPIYRPHLVLVASIASLFASTAFSAELVGTLGGEVSVDNKGSANYSIPIHTPPGRLGVEPSISLNYSSQGGNGILGVGWGLSHGFPEAIVRGRSILARDGETRGIEFDSSDKFYLDGKRLIVVSGTYGHHGSEYRTEVDSFAKITASGSGDNIDTFTVKTKDGMTLTFGKIGSETDGYQQGEFETQGKAYAYALKRAMDAQDNYVDFDYVHNGHGEYVISKISYTGNVSTGLSPFASVEFVYSTSRLDQPSRYIAERRFLSTHRLDRIDVKFGTEVKAKYLLAYEYSGGNGPTRLVSVTPSHRVPNTSNFDNLISTTFQWEDTAYSHSEVSNVLASPSSDGADRHFFADVNGDGLDDFVKATSTAVKVALSTGNNVGPEQTWATTSTGWVGGNDVFRSCDINADGLADIIFGNPSVAGGKLYALVSTGEASTGFDPLGGGSSPKVIHTFTDEFRDPGQSTYNFRAKEGSATGRRITIADFTGDSRPDILIHRYDGDVKLVKCNGTTYSTAGTYDIGGRSLQGSPSAEPFNVRSVGFHITQELSVSSMPCDLNGDGITDYAWVESQQKPERQSTGPGAWIHSVHGWKEVYAVTSLPEGGFSPRASVANYGWMANQSSQAWRRLNSFYISPGDVNGDGLTDFLTLMPGNVVTEAPWSENQKVLHRTIHYSKGGAGQPKFKHVNMDENYDPTDNPYVNAGGRTVRPWFDKIKQGEWVNDMYQTLNFGDNSQTNDKLSLMLTLGTTSPSDNVMLADLNYDGMQDYVWYLDTGSASTSGWWVQYSLGESFTDPQPAPVNWKPSVRLKSGQVVMDVYSRTGLDLNGDGITDYAQGLTDHTAAAGIDGFYLSSGKPGTRISKIVNGLGYETEIDYSPLTDPLVYTRGEKLLDLYPIRDVMDTRRVVSRVAKDNGSISGATHLKNEFLYTYAGGRTDLSGRGFLGYQAFGTLDYNTGFLSYQFVAQSFPMTGLVRREEVYAVDRSGSSRYFRYMSQTINEVTCDEVVDASGARLGTLYPMINTSRVRKWEFSEVSSSSKDFTVSSDKPWEVQTANGSEPSVNLYSDVSAYTWFDSMTQGSYPLTTPPSIFVNDEGQSGSQTSSGAGVTGGFDQTNDGLGVQRDYDLNDHLGTSTFPAKIKYGHVVKVETDMGEGNRDVSYTTYHPISYFPGEYLPSKVKDSYTVSVTNTGDASYDVTSPVKRYAYFRSGDSIGLLQTETVDATDNVLDISTSYTYIPEGLVKTTSISGYNSSSHYRHVGAYQTSDVISYDSHKRWPLRVENAYDHWTETQREDVYGQPVRVMDTNRNTAAKSTETTYDAIGRPLVETDRLLGNAVTTTRGFITSIEVKPPEADASYDGPDSGGVSVPSRYYETVAPDNQPSVTTYYDFLGRQIRTVKSGYAGQAGTTDTVYDELGRTVASSTLYTSSSDKFWTVNEYDDAGRVYKVTAPNGTVTTTKYHGRVTQVEVDATDRAAQTNTTLVDTRGNAVKVWNADIAVSLSNTTNHYKGIGLPGESIRYDLDGAGRMRQTVLKDTTPTVKVIYDAVGNQSQLDDPDKGVWNYQYNGRGEMVWQKNAKNETTTIAYDLIGRKTSTVVDGIGARDSHSRWHYYEASPQSATNAVVGATGAWIGALQRSEIDNGTTAFSAPDHATSVTYNAKGLPELNLSYVDGKYYYTYIDYDSEWRPFRKNYFWRPSGYEDDYLTQPQLWQKFGVQYTYDSKSYVTHVNDSQGREWWKADPSTGYDVYDAPVKFRKGGDNRNTVGWTTRTYDPKTRSLTRIKTGSHGGDGSIQNWTYAWDGLGNLKSRQSSLQDGNAVETFTYDELNRLETNVVSGQSARTFTYADNGNITYKSGVDGSSSSYTYDASSKPHAVRSAFGYTIGYDANGNMVSRSKSGQTWGFDWTPFDKPNYIVAGSSASLFRYNAENQRVVHVKYNSSTGSPREPLHAKSKKIYVGSQMEVDFDNLITSTGSSGTNWEMSKVRIYIDGPDGRTGAYELDPNTYTQDKVQKGYLYHQDHLGSTDVVVDYVNNLPAPVPPKTAADSGVNAYADDEGGKNSVFSYDPWGERRDPVDWVGKPSATSGANGDEVLTPRGFTDHEMLDNLGLIHMNGRIYDPLLGRFLSADKVVDGVMTLQGWNRYSYLKNNPLRTTDSTGYESDEDKAAREAAERAAREAAEQAAREAAEKAAREAEKAARDATRAHMIGTYGIAGLNMSINANDKNAIRSNLLDEINDDPEARRGNPDKTKELSANYANDPTTDMEALDPLLKGAIDYMFRRINDIEYGIKQSDKNRVEYGWVVSYFYDKKNPDVPVYLLTQAIKGETNSINISTFNAGFEASLRNSDLYLQAKPILYIHTHYAETGGWYQTSSGRIPDDTFGPGGDDVKFSTSHGPLVTTRGSSHFELVRNGKVSVLLRGNPMGDN, encoded by the coding sequence ATGTTCCTCCCGATATATCGACCCCACCTCGTTCTCGTCGCCTCGATTGCGTCGCTATTTGCCTCCACCGCCTTTTCCGCTGAACTCGTGGGCACGCTCGGTGGCGAGGTCTCCGTCGACAACAAAGGCTCGGCCAACTACTCGATTCCTATCCATACTCCTCCGGGCCGGTTGGGTGTGGAGCCGTCGATTTCGCTCAACTATAGCAGCCAAGGGGGCAACGGCATTCTTGGGGTTGGCTGGGGGCTCTCGCATGGCTTTCCTGAGGCCATCGTCAGGGGGCGCAGCATTCTCGCTCGAGATGGCGAAACGCGCGGCATCGAGTTCGACTCCAGCGACAAGTTCTATCTCGACGGCAAGCGTCTTATCGTGGTCAGCGGCACCTACGGGCACCACGGCAGCGAATACCGTACCGAGGTCGACAGCTTCGCCAAGATAACCGCTTCCGGTTCGGGCGACAATATCGACACCTTCACGGTTAAAACCAAGGACGGCATGACGCTGACTTTCGGGAAGATCGGATCGGAGACCGACGGCTACCAGCAGGGCGAGTTCGAGACTCAGGGCAAGGCCTACGCCTACGCGTTGAAGCGAGCCATGGACGCCCAGGACAACTACGTCGACTTCGACTACGTCCACAACGGGCACGGCGAGTACGTCATCAGCAAGATATCCTACACCGGGAACGTCTCGACCGGCCTCTCCCCTTTCGCCTCCGTCGAGTTCGTCTATTCGACTTCCCGCCTCGACCAGCCGTCTCGATACATCGCCGAAAGACGATTCCTGAGCACGCATCGTCTGGATCGGATCGACGTCAAGTTCGGCACCGAGGTCAAGGCGAAGTACTTGCTCGCATACGAGTACTCGGGCGGCAACGGGCCGACACGGCTCGTCAGCGTGACCCCTTCCCATCGTGTCCCGAATACTTCCAATTTCGATAACCTGATATCTACAACCTTCCAGTGGGAAGACACCGCCTACAGTCACTCCGAGGTTAGCAACGTGTTGGCCTCACCGAGCTCCGACGGCGCGGACCGTCATTTCTTCGCCGACGTGAATGGGGATGGTCTGGACGATTTCGTCAAGGCGACTTCCACTGCGGTCAAGGTGGCGCTCTCCACTGGAAACAACGTCGGTCCCGAGCAGACGTGGGCCACGACCTCCACTGGCTGGGTTGGGGGCAACGACGTGTTTCGCAGCTGCGACATCAATGCCGACGGACTCGCCGATATCATTTTCGGTAATCCCTCCGTAGCCGGAGGCAAGCTCTACGCCCTTGTATCCACTGGAGAAGCGAGCACCGGTTTCGATCCGCTCGGCGGCGGCTCTTCTCCGAAAGTGATCCATACCTTCACTGACGAGTTCAGGGATCCAGGCCAGTCGACCTACAACTTCCGGGCCAAAGAGGGCTCCGCGACTGGGCGGCGCATCACGATCGCCGATTTTACCGGAGACAGCCGCCCGGACATCTTGATTCACCGCTATGACGGGGACGTAAAACTCGTGAAGTGCAATGGCACCACTTACTCGACAGCGGGCACCTACGATATCGGCGGGCGGAGCCTTCAGGGAAGCCCAAGCGCGGAGCCTTTCAATGTGCGCAGCGTTGGCTTCCATATCACTCAGGAACTTAGCGTTTCGAGCATGCCTTGCGACCTCAACGGCGATGGGATCACCGACTACGCATGGGTAGAGTCGCAGCAGAAACCTGAGCGTCAAAGCACGGGGCCGGGAGCTTGGATTCATTCCGTCCACGGTTGGAAAGAGGTCTATGCGGTGACCAGCCTACCAGAGGGCGGCTTTTCTCCCCGTGCCTCAGTTGCCAACTACGGTTGGATGGCTAACCAGTCCAGCCAAGCATGGCGTCGCCTAAACTCCTTCTATATCAGCCCCGGCGATGTAAACGGCGACGGCTTGACCGATTTTCTCACCCTGATGCCTGGAAACGTGGTCACCGAAGCGCCCTGGTCTGAGAACCAGAAGGTCCTTCACCGCACTATTCACTATTCCAAGGGTGGAGCGGGGCAGCCGAAGTTCAAGCACGTCAACATGGACGAGAACTACGATCCGACCGACAATCCCTACGTGAACGCGGGCGGCCGGACCGTCCGTCCATGGTTCGACAAGATCAAGCAGGGCGAGTGGGTCAACGACATGTATCAGACCCTCAACTTCGGGGATAACTCGCAGACCAACGACAAGCTCAGCCTGATGCTGACCCTAGGCACGACCTCACCATCGGACAACGTCATGCTCGCCGATCTCAATTACGATGGTATGCAGGACTACGTCTGGTACCTGGATACTGGAAGTGCCAGCACCAGTGGATGGTGGGTGCAGTACTCGCTTGGGGAGAGCTTCACCGACCCGCAGCCCGCTCCCGTCAACTGGAAGCCGTCAGTCCGTCTGAAGTCCGGCCAGGTGGTGATGGACGTCTACTCGCGCACCGGGCTGGATCTTAATGGCGACGGCATCACCGACTATGCCCAGGGCCTCACCGACCACACCGCCGCGGCTGGGATCGACGGCTTCTACCTCAGCAGCGGGAAGCCAGGCACTCGCATTTCCAAGATCGTCAACGGTCTGGGCTACGAGACCGAAATCGACTACTCTCCCCTCACCGATCCGCTGGTCTACACCCGAGGGGAGAAGCTGCTGGATCTCTATCCGATCCGCGACGTCATGGACACGCGCCGCGTGGTGTCGCGTGTCGCCAAGGACAACGGCTCGATATCCGGCGCCACCCATCTTAAGAACGAGTTCCTCTACACCTACGCCGGCGGACGTACCGACCTTTCGGGTCGCGGCTTCCTCGGCTACCAAGCCTTCGGCACCCTCGACTACAACACCGGCTTCCTCAGCTACCAGTTCGTGGCCCAGTCGTTTCCCATGACTGGCCTCGTCCGCCGCGAAGAGGTCTACGCGGTCGACAGATCGGGCTCCAGCCGCTATTTCCGCTACATGTCGCAGACCATCAACGAGGTGACCTGCGACGAGGTGGTCGACGCCAGCGGAGCCCGCTTGGGCACCTTGTATCCCATGATCAACACCTCGCGGGTACGCAAATGGGAGTTCAGCGAGGTCAGCAGCTCCTCCAAGGATTTCACCGTCTCCAGCGACAAGCCTTGGGAGGTTCAGACCGCCAACGGTTCCGAACCGTCCGTCAATCTCTACAGCGACGTGTCGGCCTACACCTGGTTCGACTCCATGACTCAGGGCAGCTATCCGCTGACCACGCCTCCTTCCATCTTCGTCAACGACGAGGGGCAGTCCGGCAGCCAGACCAGTTCCGGCGCGGGCGTCACCGGCGGCTTCGACCAGACCAATGACGGTCTCGGCGTTCAGCGCGACTACGATCTTAACGACCATCTCGGCACCTCCACCTTCCCGGCCAAGATCAAGTACGGCCATGTCGTCAAAGTCGAGACCGACATGGGCGAGGGCAATCGGGACGTCTCCTACACCACCTACCATCCCATCAGCTATTTCCCCGGAGAATACCTGCCCAGCAAGGTGAAGGACTCCTACACCGTGTCAGTCACCAACACCGGCGACGCTTCCTACGACGTGACCAGTCCGGTCAAGCGCTACGCCTATTTCCGAAGCGGTGACTCGATCGGTCTTCTCCAGACCGAAACCGTCGACGCCACCGACAACGTCCTCGATATCTCGACTTCCTACACCTACATCCCCGAGGGGCTTGTGAAGACTACCTCGATCTCCGGCTACAATAGCAGTTCCCACTACCGCCACGTCGGCGCCTACCAGACCTCCGACGTCATCAGCTACGACAGCCACAAGCGCTGGCCGCTGCGCGTGGAGAACGCTTACGACCACTGGACCGAGACACAGCGCGAAGACGTGTATGGTCAGCCCGTGCGGGTGATGGACACGAACCGGAATACCGCCGCCAAGTCCACAGAAACCACCTACGACGCCATCGGGCGTCCCTTGGTCGAGACCGACCGCCTCCTGGGCAACGCCGTCACCACCACTCGCGGCTTCATTACATCAATTGAAGTCAAGCCACCCGAAGCCGACGCTAGTTACGACGGTCCCGATTCTGGAGGAGTGTCGGTACCTTCCCGATACTACGAGACCGTCGCCCCCGACAACCAGCCCTCCGTCACCACCTACTACGACTTCCTGGGGCGCCAGATCCGCACCGTGAAAAGCGGCTACGCTGGCCAGGCCGGCACCACCGACACCGTCTACGATGAACTTGGCCGCACGGTCGCCAGCTCCACCCTCTACACCTCCTCCTCCGACAAGTTCTGGACCGTCAACGAGTACGACGACGCGGGCCGCGTCTACAAGGTAACCGCCCCCAATGGCACCGTCACCACCACCAAATACCACGGCCGCGTGACTCAGGTCGAAGTCGACGCCACCGACCGCGCCGCCCAGACTAATACCACCCTCGTCGATACCAGAGGAAACGCCGTCAAGGTCTGGAACGCCGACATCGCGGTCTCCCTCTCCAATACCACGAACCACTACAAAGGCATTGGCTTACCCGGCGAATCCATCCGCTACGATCTCGACGGAGCGGGACGCATGCGACAGACCGTCCTCAAGGATACCACGCCGACCGTCAAGGTGATCTACGACGCGGTGGGAAACCAGTCCCAGCTCGACGACCCCGACAAGGGCGTGTGGAACTACCAGTACAACGGACGCGGCGAGATGGTGTGGCAGAAAAACGCCAAGAACGAGACCACCACCATCGCCTACGACCTCATCGGCCGCAAGACCTCCACCGTTGTCGATGGCATCGGCGCTCGCGATAGCCATTCGCGCTGGCACTACTACGAGGCCTCGCCTCAGTCCGCCACCAACGCGGTGGTGGGAGCGACCGGCGCCTGGATCGGCGCCCTGCAGCGCAGCGAGATCGACAACGGCACCACCGCCTTCTCCGCGCCCGATCACGCCACCTCCGTGACCTACAACGCCAAGGGCCTGCCCGAGCTCAATCTCTCCTACGTCGACGGCAAGTACTACTACACCTATATCGACTACGACTCCGAGTGGCGCCCCTTTCGCAAGAACTACTTCTGGCGGCCTTCAGGCTACGAGGACGACTACCTGACCCAGCCTCAGCTCTGGCAGAAGTTCGGCGTGCAGTACACCTACGACTCCAAGAGCTACGTCACCCACGTCAACGACTCCCAGGGCCGCGAATGGTGGAAGGCCGACCCCTCCACGGGCTACGACGTCTACGACGCTCCCGTGAAGTTCCGCAAGGGTGGCGACAACCGCAATACGGTGGGATGGACGACAAGGACTTACGATCCGAAGACTCGCAGTCTCACCCGGATCAAAACGGGAAGCCACGGCGGGGACGGCTCTATTCAGAACTGGACCTACGCTTGGGATGGACTCGGCAACCTCAAGAGTCGCCAGAGCTCCCTGCAGGATGGAAACGCGGTCGAAACCTTCACCTACGACGAGCTGAACCGGCTCGAGACGAATGTCGTTTCGGGGCAGTCCGCCCGCACCTTCACCTACGCGGACAACGGAAATATCACTTACAAATCCGGCGTCGACGGCTCCTCCAGCTCCTACACCTACGACGCTTCGTCCAAGCCGCATGCCGTTCGCTCCGCTTTCGGCTACACCATAGGCTATGACGCGAACGGAAACATGGTCAGTCGCAGCAAGTCCGGCCAGACCTGGGGCTTCGACTGGACGCCCTTCGACAAGCCCAACTACATCGTAGCCGGCTCTTCGGCCAGCCTGTTCCGCTACAACGCGGAGAACCAGCGCGTGGTGCACGTGAAGTACAATTCCAGCACGGGCAGTCCGCGTGAGCCGCTGCATGCCAAGAGCAAGAAGATCTACGTCGGATCCCAGATGGAGGTGGACTTCGACAACCTGATCACCAGCACCGGAAGCTCGGGAACGAACTGGGAGATGTCCAAGGTGCGCATCTACATCGATGGTCCCGACGGCCGCACAGGAGCCTACGAGCTCGACCCCAACACCTACACCCAGGACAAGGTGCAGAAGGGCTACCTATACCATCAGGACCACCTCGGATCCACCGACGTGGTGGTGGACTACGTCAACAATTTGCCCGCCCCTGTTCCGCCGAAAACAGCTGCGGACAGCGGAGTCAACGCATACGCAGATGATGAGGGCGGCAAGAACTCTGTGTTCAGCTACGACCCTTGGGGCGAGCGTCGCGATCCTGTGGATTGGGTCGGCAAGCCTTCTGCGACCAGCGGAGCCAACGGAGACGAGGTCCTCACACCGCGCGGCTTCACCGACCACGAGATGCTTGACAATTTAGGTCTCATCCACATGAACGGAAGGATATACGACCCGCTGCTGGGAAGGTTTTTGTCGGCGGACAAAGTCGTCGACGGAGTCATGACTCTGCAGGGGTGGAACAGGTATTCTTATCTTAAGAACAATCCGTTGCGTACGACTGACTCTACCGGATACGAATCAGATGAGGACAAGGCTGCTAGGGAGGCTGCTGAACGGGCTGCCAGGGAGGCCGCTGAACAGGCTGCCAGGGAGG